Proteins encoded together in one Candidatus Spechtbacterales bacterium window:
- the recA gene encoding recombinase RecA yields MTKKETKKSSAPKEGKKDENALSAVLEDIRTKFGEGSIMQMDPHVKSKIERISTGSISLDIALGGGVPKSRITEVYGPESSGKTTLTLHVIAEAQKKGGLCAFIDAEHALDPEYAKRIGVKMKDLLISQPDSGEQALDIVESLVRSGSLDLIVIDSVAALTPRAEIEGEMGDQQIGLQARLMSKALRKLTAIAQKSDTAIIFINQIRMKIGVMFGNPETTTGGNALKFYSSVRIEVRQSAKIKSGEEIIGNRVKSKVVKNKTAPPFRTAEFDIFYNEGISYLSDLVNAGVKYDVVKRSGAWFSYGDQKLGQGIEGAKEFLKDNSKVAKEIEREILKAVS; encoded by the coding sequence ATGACAAAAAAAGAAACTAAAAAAAGCTCCGCACCAAAGGAAGGGAAAAAAGATGAAAACGCTTTAAGCGCGGTATTGGAGGATATAAGAACTAAATTTGGCGAAGGGTCCATAATGCAGATGGATCCGCATGTAAAAAGTAAAATAGAAAGAATAAGCACAGGTTCCATTTCTCTGGACATCGCGCTTGGAGGAGGGGTTCCAAAAAGCAGAATAACCGAGGTATATGGCCCTGAAAGCTCCGGGAAAACAACACTCACCCTGCATGTAATAGCTGAAGCGCAAAAGAAGGGTGGTTTATGCGCTTTTATAGATGCTGAGCACGCGCTTGATCCTGAGTATGCAAAACGCATAGGAGTTAAAATGAAAGATCTTTTAATATCACAACCCGATAGCGGGGAACAGGCATTGGATATTGTGGAAAGTTTGGTTCGCAGCGGGTCCTTGGACTTGATAGTTATAGACTCTGTGGCTGCCTTAACTCCAAGAGCAGAAATAGAGGGAGAGATGGGAGACCAACAGATCGGGCTACAGGCCCGTTTAATGTCAAAAGCCCTCAGAAAGCTTACAGCCATAGCCCAAAAAAGCGATACCGCAATAATCTTCATTAACCAGATAAGAATGAAGATCGGTGTTATGTTCGGCAATCCGGAAACCACAACAGGGGGAAACGCGCTTAAGTTTTATTCATCAGTTCGCATAGAGGTGCGTCAGTCCGCAAAAATAAAAAGCGGGGAAGAAATAATAGGGAACAGGGTAAAAAGCAAAGTGGTAAAAAATAAAACAGCGCCTCCGTTTAGAACCGCCGAGTTTGATATCTTCTATAATGAAGGGATATCCTATTTGAGTGACTTGGTTAATGCCGGTGTTAAGTATGATGTGGTTAAGAGATCAGGTGCATGGTTTAGTTACGGAGATCAGAAATTGGGACAGGGAATAGAAGGCGCCAAAGAATTTCTAAAAGATAATAGTAAGGTAGCAAAAGAGATAGA